The sequence below is a genomic window from Phyllostomus discolor isolate MPI-MPIP mPhyDis1 chromosome 11, mPhyDis1.pri.v3, whole genome shotgun sequence.
CTGAAGGGTTTCGGATGGCCCCTCGTGATTGGATTGCCTTAACTAGGACTGTTCTCAAGCCCTACCAGTTCGCTGTGTGGCATTCAGAATATACTTACCGCTGCCACCACCAGGCAGCTGAGAATCACGAAATCGGAAACCCAGTGCAGCTTAACATGCTTCTTGGGACTGGTCAGTATGAATCGGCTGAAGGGCAGGCGAAAATGAACCCTCAGGCTTTCTACCAGTGCACCCAGGCCGCTCTCCGTGCCCTGAAGGTGGTTCCGGAAGATGAAGCCCCGTGCGCAGGCTCCTTCGCTAATGTGCGGCAGGGAGCCACAGAGGATTACGGACATTTTGTCGACAGACTGATGAGAGCAATGGAAAGACAGATTGAGAATCGGGAAGCAATCAAGGCCCTTTTATTACCATTGGCCTATGAAAATGCAAATAGTGATTGCAAGGCTATGCTCAGAATTCTCAGATGGACCGCCACTGATATCAGTCAGTTTATCAAGGCTTGCCAAGGTGTTGGCATGGCACACTATCAAGCCACATTGCTAGTGGCTGAAATGAAGAGGCAAGTTAAATGCTTTAATTGTGGCAGACCGGGACACACCCGTTGGGAATGCCAAAATAAACAACAGAATAACCCAAAACACCTGCCCAGTAAAGACTGCCCACGGTGTGGCAAGGGCAAACATTGGGCCAATCAGTGCAGATCCAAATATGATAAAGATGGCAAACCACTTCCACctcagggaaaggggaagggggccATGAACCCTGGTGCCCCAAACTCCCATAGGAGTTTTGCAGGCAATAACAACCCGTTGTGTGGGACTCAGGAACATGCTGAGTCACCGGTCTCCGTGCCACCACAAGGGGAAGGGCAGACTCGGACTTGGTCAGCACCCAGGAACTCCTATTAAGAGAACAGGATGAAAGCCTCAGCT
It includes:
- the LOC114508976 gene encoding endogenous retrovirus group K member 8 Gag polyprotein-like, with the protein product MRAREDKAESENTPAADMGSGLPKEQKVRFPLHQQLLKALECQVEEQDLTHLLQTIKSYCPWFSNIDSLDLETWEKVGQKLKWHQENGTPVGHPDVLTWSLVRAALAPGDTGNPRNQESSVTKEGTCRTSAGVVAKPNNKNPPLALNQDLTFVRQCFQEAAEDGSWETLSEYLVYAKQYMQPVYGPLPFEIYEYFREAIKDNGLRSPYTMGLVSAIAEGFRMAPRDWIALTRTVLKPYQFAVWHSEYTYRCHHQAAENHEIGNPVQLNMLLGTGQYESAEGQAKMNPQAFYQCTQAALRALKVVPEDEAPCAGSFANVRQGATEDYGHFVDRLMRAMERQIENREAIKALLLPLAYENANSDCKAMLRILRWTATDISQFIKACQGVGMAHYQATLLVAEMKRQVKCFNCGRPGHTRWECQNKQQNNPKHLPSKDCPRCGKGKHWANQCRSKYDKDGKPLPPQGKGKGAMNPGAPNSHRSFAGNNNPLCGTQEHAESPVSVPPQGEGQTRTWSAPRNSY